The Kitasatospora setae KM-6054 genome contains a region encoding:
- a CDS encoding response regulator transcription factor, protein MTDGTGGTGGRPVRVLLAEDQGMVREALAALLSLEDDLEVVAQVARGDEAAAAVAAHDVDVAVLDIEMPGMTGIDACAEIRRVRPRTRVVIATTFGRPGYLRRAMESGADAFLVKDAPAAELADAIRRVLRGEKVIDPVLAAAALAEGANPLTARERDVLAAAADGAVNADIAARLHLSEGTVRNYLSMAIQKTAARNRAEAVRVAREKGWL, encoded by the coding sequence GTGACGGACGGAACGGGCGGAACGGGTGGACGGCCGGTGCGGGTGCTGCTCGCCGAGGACCAGGGCATGGTGCGGGAGGCGCTCGCCGCGCTGCTCTCGCTGGAGGACGACCTGGAGGTGGTCGCCCAGGTCGCGCGCGGCGACGAGGCCGCGGCGGCGGTGGCCGCACACGACGTCGACGTCGCCGTCCTGGACATCGAGATGCCCGGCATGACCGGCATCGACGCCTGCGCGGAGATCCGGCGGGTCCGGCCGCGGACCAGGGTCGTCATCGCCACCACCTTCGGACGGCCCGGCTACCTGCGCCGGGCGATGGAGTCCGGCGCCGACGCCTTCCTGGTCAAGGACGCCCCCGCCGCCGAACTCGCCGACGCGATCCGGCGGGTGCTGCGCGGCGAGAAGGTCATCGACCCCGTGCTGGCCGCCGCCGCCCTCGCCGAGGGCGCCAACCCGCTCACCGCCCGCGAGCGCGACGTCCTCGCCGCCGCGGCCGACGGCGCGGTCAACGCGGACATCGCCGCCCGGCTGCACCTCTCCGAGGGCACGGTGCGCAACTACCTGTCGATGGCGATCCAGAAGACGGCGGCCCGCAACCGCGCCGAGGCGGTGCGGGTCGCCCGCGAGAAGGGCTGGTTGTAG
- a CDS encoding SirB1 family protein, whose protein sequence is MTEQSRTRFRTEARGEHPDPVLLCLLAAAEHTLGDPGDSAEQPSLDALLTACEAALERHAAAIRQAVAERRPSGPEETAALLAAVLGGRERFHGRQSDYLRLESSLLPEVLRRRRGLPIMLALVWSAVAARAGLTVHGIALPGHFIVAVGGPAGGDEYVLADPFHGGRLLDVPDVERLLAASGQPFSPELLTPAQPLDTVLRVLGNIRRWAADRPEHARTQLWATELALLLPRHPAQLRLERAELLVKTGDFLTGAAEMEAYAQILDAFDPESAKKVRLAARSARHRLN, encoded by the coding sequence GTGACCGAGCAGAGCAGAACCCGCTTCCGCACCGAGGCCCGGGGCGAACACCCGGACCCGGTGCTGCTGTGCCTGCTCGCCGCCGCCGAGCACACCCTCGGCGATCCCGGCGACAGTGCCGAACAACCGTCCCTGGACGCGCTCCTGACCGCGTGCGAGGCGGCGCTGGAGCGGCACGCCGCGGCCATCCGGCAGGCCGTCGCCGAGCGCCGCCCGAGCGGTCCGGAGGAGACCGCCGCGCTGCTCGCGGCGGTGCTCGGCGGCCGCGAGCGCTTCCACGGCCGGCAGTCCGACTACCTCCGGCTGGAGTCCTCGCTGCTGCCGGAGGTGCTGCGGCGCCGCCGCGGGCTGCCGATCATGCTGGCGCTGGTCTGGTCGGCGGTGGCCGCCCGGGCCGGGCTGACCGTCCACGGCATCGCGCTGCCGGGCCACTTCATCGTCGCGGTCGGCGGCCCGGCCGGCGGCGACGAGTACGTGCTGGCCGATCCGTTCCACGGCGGCCGCCTGCTCGACGTGCCGGACGTCGAGCGTCTGCTGGCCGCCTCGGGCCAGCCGTTCTCGCCCGAACTCCTGACGCCGGCCCAGCCGTTGGACACCGTGCTGCGGGTCCTGGGGAACATCCGCCGCTGGGCGGCGGACCGGCCCGAGCACGCCCGCACCCAGCTCTGGGCCACCGAGCTCGCCCTGCTGCTCCCCCGCCACCCCGCCCAGCTCCGGCTGGAGCGGGCCGAACTGCTGGTGAAGACCGGTGACTTCCTGACCGGCGCGGCCGAGATGGAGGCGTACGCGCAGATCCTGGACGCCTTCGACCCGGAGAGCGCGAAGAAGGTCCGACTGGCCGCGAGGTCGGCCCGGCACCGCCTCAACTGA